The following coding sequences lie in one Fundulus heteroclitus isolate FHET01 chromosome 20, MU-UCD_Fhet_4.1, whole genome shotgun sequence genomic window:
- the LOC110369193 gene encoding endothelin-3, producing the protein MAASMLVDLGVLFLIVVTASLTNGSSSVSQKKEVEVSLSTPLHGTLADRANITSDGGVRACSACDPLTARRRAKRCTCYTYKDKECVYYCHLDIIWINTPEHTVPYGMSSYPAALRRKRSVKIERRKRSWATRRCACTLQTDPDCNSFCMTRQKRRPPATPKARKRTPPFHRGDREWILK; encoded by the exons ATGGCTGCCTCAATGTTGGTTGATTTGGGAGTTCTGTTCCTTATAGTAGTAACAGCATCTTTAACCAATg GTTCGTCATCTGTGAGCCAGAAGAAGGAGGTGGAGGTCAGCCTGAGCACACCCCTGCACGGCACACTGGCCGACCGGGCCAACATCACCTCTGATGGTGGAGTTAGGGCTTGTTCTGCCTGTGACCCGCTGACAGCCAGGAGGCGTGCCAAGAGATGCACATGTTACACCTACAAAGACAAAGAGTGTGTGTATTACTGCCACCTGGACATCATCTGGATCAACACACCAGA GCACACTGTACCGTATGGCATGTCCAGTTACCCGGCTGCTCTGCGGAGGAAGCGCTCTGTCAAGATTGAGCGGAGGAAGAGGAGTTGGGCCACTAGGCGCTGTGCATGCACCCTTCAGACCGACCCTGATTGCAACAGTTTCTGCATGACCAG gCAGAAGAGGAGACCACCTGCAACACCTAAAGCAAGAAAGAGAACACCACCTTTCCACAGAGGGGACAGAGAGTGGATTCTGAAATGA